One genomic segment of Gossypium arboreum isolate Shixiya-1 chromosome 3, ASM2569848v2, whole genome shotgun sequence includes these proteins:
- the LOC108475478 gene encoding perakine reductase-like, with protein MEQNPQTQPSRVKLGSQGLEVSRLGFGCVGLSGVYNAPLSHEEGCSVIKEAYNRGVTFFDTADAYGDKHDNEIMLGKALKHLPREKIQVATKFGVVKWESEGHRLYAVKGTAEHVRACCEASLKRLDVDYIDLYFQHRVDTSVPIEETMGELKKLVEEGKIKYIGLSEANVDTIKRAHKVHPITALQMEYSLWTREIEDEFIPLCRELGIGIVAYSPLGRGFFGGKVVDEAMPNGSLLANYPRFNGENLEKNKLLYTRVSNLAVKHGCTVPQLALAWLLHQGDDIVPIPGTTKVKNMINNVGCLGLKLSEDDLKEIGDAVPVDEVIGERELGVFSKYDWKFANTPLK; from the exons atggagcaaaatccccaAACTCAACCTTCAAGGGTGAAATTAGGCAGCCAAGGGTTGGAG GTTTCGAGATTAGGATTCGGGTGTGTGGGACTTTCAGGGGTATACAATGCTCCTTTATCCCATGAAGAAGGATGTTCAGTCATAAAAGAAGCGTATAATAGAGGTGTAACCTTCTTTGATACAGCTGATGCTTATGGGGATAAACATGATAATGAGATCATGCTTGGCAAG GCACTAAAACATCTTCCTAGAGAAAAAATTCAAGTAGCAACTAAGTTCGGTGTTGTCAAATGGGAATCCGAGGGACATCGTTTGTATGCTGTCAAGGGTACTGCAGAGCACGTTCGAGCTTGCTGCGAAGCGAGTCTTAAGAGACTTGATGTGGACTACATCGATTTGTACTTTCAACATCGTGTTGATACATCAGTGCCAATAGAAGAGACA ATGGGAGAGCTGAAGAAACTTGTGGAAGAAGGAAAGATAAAATACATTGGATTATCAGAAGCTAATGTTGATACAATAAAGAGAGCACATAAAGTTCATCCTATTACTGCCTTACAAATGGAGTATTCACTATGGACTCGTGAAATCGAAGACGAATTCATTCCGCTTTGTCG AGAGCTTGGGATTGGGATAGTGGCATATAGTCCTCTTGGTAGGGGCTTTTTTGGAGGAAAGGTTGTTGATGAAGCTATGCCAAATGGCAGCCTTTTG GCAAACTATCCAAGGTTCAATGGAGAGAATCTAGAGAAGAACAAactgttgtatactcgagtttctAACTTGGCTGTAAAACATGGTTGCACAGTTCCTCAACTTGCATTGGCATGGCTTCTACATCAAGGAGATGATATTGTCCCTATCCCTG GGACAACTAAGGTTAAGAACATGATCAACAATGTTGGATGCTTGGGATTGAAACTTAGTGAAGATGATTTGAAAGAAATTGGTGATGCTGTGCCGGTTGATGAAGTAATTGGTGAAAGAGAATTAGGTGTTTTCTCTAAATATGATTGGAAGTTTGCTAATACTCCATTGAAGTGA
- the LOC108475658 gene encoding perakine reductase-like, whose amino-acid sequence MPLSLKTKVSGVWGSHYPSSPSSSSSLQMDKEPQIQHSRVKLGSQGLEVSRLGFGCVGLSGVYNAPLSHEEGCSIIKEAFNRGITFFDTADIYGENHDNEIMLGKALKQLPREKIQVATKFGFVKSESKGRTLIEVKGSPQHVRACCESSLERLDVDYIDLYFQHRVDTSVPIEDTMGELKKLVEEGKIKYIGLSEPSIDTIKRAHKVHPITALQMEYSLWTREIEDEIIPLCRELEIGIVAYSPLGRGFFGGKGVEETMPNGSQLANYPRFNGENLEKNKLLYTRVSNLAIKHGCTVPQLALAWLLHQGHDIVPIPGTTKVKNMINNVGSLGLKLSEEDVKEICDAVPVDEVSGRREMRLLSEYTWKFANTPLK is encoded by the exons ATGCCGTTATCACTTAAAACAAAAGTCTCTGGTGTCTGGGG CAGCCACTACCCATCATCACCTTCAAGCTCTAGTTCCCTTCAAATGGACAAGGAACCCCAAATTCAACATTCAAGGGTGAAATTAGGCAGTCAAGGATTGGAG GTTTCGAGATTAGGATTTGGGTGCGTGGGACTTTCAGGAGTATACAATGCTCCTTTATCCCATGAAGAAGGATGTTCAATCATAAAAGAAGCTTTCAATAGGGGAATTACATTCTTTGATACTGCTGACATTTACGGGGAAAACCATGATAACGAGATCATGCTTGGCAAG GCATTGAAGCAGCTTCCTCGAGAAAAAATTCAAGTAGCTACCAAATTTGGATTTGTGAAATCAGAATCAAAGGGGCGAACTTTGATTGAGGTGAAGGGTAGCCCTCAACATGTTCGAGCTTGCTGTGAATCTAGTCTTGAGAGGCTTGATGTGGACTACATTGATCTTTACTTTCAACATCGCGTGGATACTTCAGTGCCAATTGAAGATACT ATGGGAGAGCTGAAGAAGCTGGTGGAAGAAGGAAAGATTAAATACATTGGACTATCAGAACCAAGCATTGATACAATAAAGAGAGCACATAAAGTCCATCCCATCACTGCCTTACAAATGGAATATTCACTCTGGACTCGTGAAATCGAAGATGAAATAATCCCACTTTGCCG AGAGCTTGAAATTGGGATAGTGGCATATAGTCCCCTTGGTAGGGGCTTTTTTGGAGGAAAGGGAGTTGAGGAAACTATGCCTAATGGGAGCCAATTG GCAAACTATCCAAGGTTCAATGGAGAGAATCTAGAGAAGAACAAACTATTATATACTCGAGTTTCCAACTTGGCTATAAAGCATGGTTGCACTGTTCCTCAACTTGCTTTGGCATGGCTTCTACATCAAGGACATGATATCGTCCCTATCCCTG GGACAACTAAAGTAAAGAACATGATCAATAATGTTGGATCCTTGGGATTGAAGCTAAGTGAAGAGGATGTGAAGGAAATTTGTGATGCTGTGCCTGTTGATGAAGTGAGTGGCAGAAGAGAAATGAGACTCTTATCTGAATATACCTGGAAGTTTGCTAATACCCCattaaagtaa
- the LOC108474605 gene encoding acireductone dioxygenase 2 produces the protein MTMGSADKREEVIQAWYMDDSDEDQRLPHHREPKEYVSLDKLAELGVLSWRLDADNYENDEELKKIREERGYSYMDFCEVCPEKLPNYEEKIKNFFEEHLHTDEEIRYCVAGSGYFDVRDHNDKWIRVWVKKGGMIVLPAGIYHRFTLDTDNYIKAMRLFVGDPIWTPFNRPHDHLPARKEYIENFLREEGGGQAVDAAA, from the exons atgacCATGGGTTCTGCAGACAAG AGGGAGGAAGTTATTCAGGCATGGTACATGGATGATAGTGATGAAGATCAGAGGCTTCCTCATCACCGTGAACCTAAGGAATATGTATCCTTGGATAAACTTGCTG AGCTTGGAGTACTCAGCTGGCGATTGGATGCTGATAACTATGAAAATGatgaagagttgaagaaaatTCGTGAAGAACGAGGTTACTCCTACATG GACTTCTGCGAGGTTTGCCCTGAGAAGCTTCCAAATTATGAGGAGAAGATAAAAAATTTCTTCGAAGAACATCTTCATACTGATGAGGAGATCCGTTACTGTGTGGCAGGAAGTG GTTATTTTGATGTACGGGATCATAATGATAAATGGATTCGTGTGTGGGtgaagaaaggaggcatgatagTTTTACCTGCTGGAATTTATCATCGCTTTACTCTGGATACAGACAACTATATTAAG GCAATGCGGCTCTTTGTTGGTGATCCAATTTGGACTCCGTTCAATCGTCCGCACGATCATCTTCCTGCAAG GAAGGAGTATATCGAGAACTTTTTGCGGGAGGAAGGTGGTGGCCAAGCCGTTGATGCTGCCGCATAA